The Humulus lupulus chromosome 4, drHumLupu1.1, whole genome shotgun sequence genome has a window encoding:
- the LOC133832372 gene encoding uncharacterized protein LOC133832372 → MEKDLAGIAAKAKFLKVYALGQLEFHVIDPNGDGEVNFMTKLCSYGMFQIIGIPCVHAVAAAIDRGVNIYILCSPFYTIEMWRESYKQKIYSTSNEDEWIVPVDIKNMQVGVPVEKQPVGRPKKKKLGRSKKKHYPSNGKVLRKEYKCSICGGLDHNRAS, encoded by the coding sequence ATGGAGAAAGATTTGGCAGGTATTGCAGCTAAAGCAAAGTTCTTGAAAGTCTACGCTCTTGGACAACTCGAATTTCATGTGATAGACCcaaatggtgatggtgaggtgaattttaTGACCAAATTATGCTCATATGGCATGTTTCAGATTATAGGGATACCTTGTGTTCATGCAGTGGCTGCAGCCATCGATCGCGGTGTCAACATTTACATATTGTGTTCCCCATTCTACACTATCGAGATGTGGAGGGAGTCATATAAACAAAAAATTTACTCAACTAGCAACGAGGACGAGTGGATAGTTCCCGTGGACATAAAGAATATGCAAGTTGGGGTACCCGTTGagaaacaaccagttggtcggcCGAAGAAGAAAAAGTTAGGAAGATCGAAGAAAAAACATTATCCATCGAATGGAAAAGTTTTGCGCAAAGAGTATAAGTGTAGTATATGTGGTGGTCTTGACCACAACAGGGCTTCATGA